A portion of the Deinococcus peraridilitoris DSM 19664 genome contains these proteins:
- a CDS encoding MHYT domain-containing protein: protein METPHIASSWNGMFLALSCLLAWSASLLALDLGDRAHKANGARWGLWWTVQGFILGYGVWAIQAVDLLIVGRSTGAAYDLNLVLASGVVAVGCTMAALRMGQTEIWPVRCGGIVLFGLGAYATSLVGMASVVSGPSGEAAPGSWGLGVSAVSCSIALWLFTLVNGQRDAWRPTASVRTRTLVALGLSVAVTVSHYSSLSTGSFTGTGDGWLGILGSGVSGLIDATTMVTVVAFATLLMLGVTVLSIVMNSDGSEVFQEHGG from the coding sequence ATGGAGACACCACACATTGCATCAAGCTGGAACGGAATGTTCCTGGCGCTTTCGTGCCTGCTTGCCTGGAGTGCCTCGCTGCTGGCACTGGATCTGGGAGATCGGGCGCACAAAGCCAACGGTGCCCGGTGGGGTTTGTGGTGGACCGTTCAGGGTTTCATTCTTGGATACGGCGTGTGGGCCATTCAGGCGGTTGATCTCCTGATCGTTGGTCGCAGCACTGGGGCGGCGTATGACCTCAACCTGGTCCTGGCGAGCGGTGTCGTGGCAGTCGGCTGCACGATGGCTGCACTCAGGATGGGTCAGACCGAAATCTGGCCAGTCCGCTGCGGCGGAATCGTGCTGTTCGGCCTTGGAGCGTATGCCACCTCGCTGGTCGGGATGGCCTCGGTGGTGTCAGGTCCCTCAGGTGAGGCTGCGCCAGGAAGCTGGGGGCTGGGTGTAAGCGCGGTTTCGTGCAGCATTGCGCTCTGGCTGTTCACGCTCGTCAATGGACAGCGTGACGCCTGGCGGCCAACGGCCAGCGTGCGTACCCGCACGCTGGTCGCTCTCGGACTGAGCGTTGCCGTGACCGTGTCCCATTACTCCAGCCTGAGCACGGGAAGCTTTACGGGGACAGGAGATGGCTGGCTCGGCATCCTCGGATCCGGCGTCTCGGGCCTCATCGACGCCACCACCATGGTGACGGTCGTGGCTTTTGCCACGCTGCTGATGCTGGGTGTGACGGTGCTGAGCATCGTCATGAACAGTGACGGCAGCGAAGTCTTTCAGGAACACGGCGGCTGA
- a CDS encoding response regulator, whose product MAKIVIVDDSNADLKLMESILTSGSHTVTALNDPTLAEERIASEKPDLVMLDVVMPAKNGYEVLRGLKRNPVTKDLPVVLVSSKAADTDVRWGLRQGASEYITKPYTAEQVLAAVRKVVG is encoded by the coding sequence ATGGCCAAAATCGTAATTGTCGACGACTCGAACGCAGACCTCAAGCTGATGGAGAGCATTCTGACCTCCGGCAGCCACACGGTCACCGCACTCAACGACCCCACGTTGGCCGAAGAGCGCATTGCCAGCGAGAAACCCGATCTGGTGATGCTCGACGTGGTGATGCCCGCCAAGAACGGCTACGAAGTGCTGCGTGGACTGAAGCGCAATCCGGTCACCAAGGACCTGCCGGTGGTGCTGGTCAGCTCGAAGGCGGCTGACACCGACGTGCGCTGGGGCCTGCGTCAGGGCGCCAGTGAGTACATCACCAAGCCCTACACGGCCGAGCAGGTTCTGGCCGCGGTCCGAAAGGTGGTGGGCTGA
- a CDS encoding chemotaxis protein CheW, with protein MGDTARALLVRLGERTFALSASSARGVVALERITTVPRASELLLGLIPVRGGIVPLVDLHTLLGAGSTHDVRRPDARAVVADVEGNTFAFPVDDVLGFGEIVTEAQPHEMSAPPVQQLGHDVEALNPVRVMHTLAQHLNS; from the coding sequence GTGGGCGACACCGCGCGCGCGTTGCTCGTGCGCCTGGGTGAGCGGACCTTCGCGCTGAGCGCCAGCTCGGCGCGCGGTGTTGTGGCGCTTGAACGGATCACGACCGTACCACGCGCCAGCGAGCTGCTGCTCGGCCTGATTCCGGTTCGCGGCGGCATCGTCCCCCTCGTCGATCTCCACACGCTGCTGGGAGCCGGCAGCACCCACGATGTGCGCCGCCCCGATGCCCGGGCCGTCGTGGCCGACGTCGAAGGCAACACCTTTGCGTTTCCGGTTGACGACGTACTGGGTTTCGGAGAGATCGTCACCGAGGCGCAGCCTCACGAAATGAGCGCTCCACCCGTACAGCAACTTGGCCACGACGTCGAAGCCCTCAACCCGGTTCGCGTGATGCACACGCTCGCGCAGCACCTCAATTCCTGA
- a CDS encoding methyl-accepting chemotaxis protein, whose protein sequence is MQTQADHAPNRIKLLNKFGKGQPPLKLGQSLKNLRVGQKLALIAALFALPIVSLLALLTVQVQRGVNFAELERRGAEYLVPLSSLQVNVARHAAVVTLPSTDLDAFDKALGEAANAVVSDLAVLETVVNKYPSIPVKDQFEVLKVNWSALKDTVEVLPPQEALKAYTDFSTQHIRPFITAVANNSNLILDSNLDSYYAMTAVVNQLPSLMWSLEQMRLQVALAAARGSATLTERTSFAVQAAAAEATVQDLLSGAQYAASVSPRLEKSLVAAASEVKNTSQPYLQGLRTIANSGTGTSTMSVDAATGINDLAISANTAVVNLSTIALGELNRMLDQRVAGLKRERNAGLLVVTIVLGLALGLLLLTIRSITKPLSQLASAARALGRGELDVRVDVRNNDEIGVVAQSFNDAALQLREIDRKNAEARENAELLQQNISDFLDITMDIAEGDFTRRGRVTEDVLGNVVDSINVMVEELESVLKSVQNTSALVNHGAESMLATTDEIVQGAATTAAVAQEVAGEVQGVTASIRGMAENAEASAQTAQLALSASQQGQEAVDGTLSGMQNIRREVQGIAKRIKGLGDRSLEIQEIVDTITRISRQTNLLALNAAIEAAGAGEAGSRFAVVADEVRKLADSSAQATGRIATLIKSVQAEIGEVVVSVEDGTREVEAGYRVASTAGERLVEIAQLAQRSAELAVSISDATRAQVQGVEQVGQAVNSIASVAERSQQSVQAGREAAERLRLMSDSLTEQLTRFRLSN, encoded by the coding sequence ATGCAGACACAGGCCGACCACGCCCCTAACCGCATCAAACTGCTCAATAAATTCGGCAAGGGCCAACCGCCGCTCAAGCTCGGGCAATCGCTGAAGAATTTGCGAGTCGGGCAGAAGCTGGCGTTGATCGCCGCGCTCTTCGCGCTGCCCATCGTCAGCCTGCTGGCCCTGCTGACCGTGCAGGTGCAACGCGGGGTGAACTTCGCGGAACTGGAACGTCGGGGCGCGGAGTACCTCGTCCCACTTTCCAGCCTGCAGGTCAATGTGGCACGCCACGCCGCCGTCGTCACCCTGCCTTCGACGGACCTGGACGCGTTTGACAAAGCGCTCGGAGAAGCCGCGAACGCTGTCGTATCCGACCTGGCGGTGCTGGAAACCGTCGTCAACAAGTACCCCTCGATTCCCGTCAAGGACCAGTTCGAAGTACTGAAGGTCAACTGGAGCGCCCTCAAGGACACCGTTGAAGTCCTGCCCCCGCAGGAAGCGCTGAAGGCCTACACCGATTTCAGCACGCAGCACATCCGACCGTTCATCACGGCGGTGGCCAACAACTCCAACCTGATCCTCGATTCGAACCTGGACTCCTATTACGCCATGACGGCCGTCGTCAACCAGCTGCCCAGCCTGATGTGGAGCCTCGAGCAGATGCGCCTGCAGGTGGCCCTGGCCGCCGCGCGCGGATCGGCCACCCTGACCGAGCGCACCAGCTTCGCCGTACAGGCGGCAGCGGCGGAAGCCACCGTGCAGGATCTGCTGAGCGGCGCCCAATACGCAGCCAGCGTCTCTCCCCGCCTGGAGAAGTCCCTCGTGGCGGCGGCCAGTGAAGTCAAGAACACCAGCCAGCCTTACCTGCAGGGCCTGCGCACCATCGCCAACTCCGGAACCGGCACGAGCACCATGAGCGTCGACGCGGCGACCGGCATCAATGACCTGGCCATCAGTGCCAACACCGCGGTAGTCAACCTGAGCACCATCGCCCTGGGCGAACTCAACCGGATGCTCGATCAGCGCGTCGCTGGCCTGAAGCGCGAACGTAACGCCGGGCTGCTGGTCGTGACCATCGTGCTCGGCCTCGCGCTCGGCCTGCTGTTGCTGACCATCCGCTCGATCACCAAGCCCCTCAGCCAATTGGCGAGCGCCGCCCGGGCCCTGGGACGCGGTGAGCTGGACGTGCGCGTCGACGTGCGAAACAACGACGAAATCGGCGTGGTGGCACAGTCCTTCAACGACGCGGCACTGCAGCTGCGTGAAATCGACCGCAAGAATGCCGAGGCGCGCGAAAACGCCGAATTGCTGCAGCAGAACATCAGCGACTTCCTCGACATCACCATGGACATCGCCGAAGGTGACTTCACCCGACGTGGCCGCGTCACCGAAGACGTGCTGGGGAACGTGGTCGATTCGATCAACGTGATGGTCGAGGAGCTGGAGTCGGTACTCAAAAGCGTGCAGAATACCTCGGCCCTCGTGAACCACGGCGCCGAATCGATGCTCGCCACCACCGACGAGATCGTGCAGGGTGCCGCCACGACCGCCGCCGTCGCTCAGGAGGTCGCGGGCGAAGTGCAAGGTGTGACCGCCTCGATTCGCGGCATGGCCGAAAACGCCGAGGCGTCCGCGCAGACTGCACAGCTGGCGCTGAGCGCTTCGCAGCAGGGTCAGGAAGCCGTGGACGGCACCCTCAGCGGCATGCAGAACATCCGCCGTGAAGTGCAGGGCATCGCCAAGCGCATCAAAGGCCTGGGCGACCGCTCGCTGGAAATTCAGGAAATCGTCGACACCATCACCCGCATTTCGCGCCAGACCAACCTTCTGGCACTGAACGCCGCGATTGAAGCGGCAGGTGCCGGTGAAGCCGGAAGCCGCTTCGCGGTGGTCGCCGACGAAGTACGCAAGCTGGCCGACAGCTCTGCCCAGGCGACGGGCCGCATTGCCACCCTCATCAAGAGCGTGCAGGCCGAAATCGGCGAAGTGGTCGTCTCGGTCGAGGACGGAACGCGCGAAGTGGAAGCGGGATACCGCGTGGCCAGCACCGCCGGTGAACGCCTCGTCGAAATCGCGCAGCTGGCACAGCGCTCGGCCGAACTGGCCGTCTCGATCTCGGATGCCACGCGCGCCCAGGTGCAGGGCGTGGAGCAGGTGGGTCAAGCCGTCAACTCGATTGCCAGCGTCGCCGAGCGTTCGCAGCAGAGTGTGCAGGCCGGACGCGAAGCCGCCGAGCGGCTGCGCCTCATGTCGGACAGCCTGACCGAGCAACTCACGCGCTTCCGTCTGTCCAACTGA